The nucleotide sequence CTCGAGTTTCTTCTTATCGTCACACTCACTATGAAAAAACGCGCATTGGTGCCACAGCCAACCTAACGTGGGATATCTCATTTAACTCGATTCGTGCAGGTTTTTGGGTAGAGAACCAAGACCGTGATGAACATCGCGATTGGCACAACGTCGTCAACCCAGAGGTTTATCATCACTATGACAACAACCCATACTGGGTTCAGTACGATCGCAATTACGAAACAGACACGTTTAAGTACTACCTCAGCGATCGCATGACATTTGGTGATTTAGTGGTCACCGCGGGTATTCAGCAATACCTTGTTGAAATCACGCGTAAAGATGAACTCATCGGCCAACAAACAGGCAAACTCGACTCCGATTCCGATGTATTGCCAAGTTTAGGTGCGGTATACGGTATTAATTCTGAGTGGGAAGTCTTTGCTGGCTATTCTGAAAACTTCAAACCCATCAGTGACGCAATCTTAGAAACGGATCAAGATTTCAAAAACCTAGATGGTGAAGAAGCGAAGAACTATGAATTGGGTTTACGCTTTTATGGCACTTCATTGCAAGCGAGCGTGGTCTACTACAATTCTGAATTCAAAAACAGAATCACTCGCCTTGAGCGCGATACCGATGCCGATGAAATTGACTTCTTAAATGAACTCGACGGTACATTCGTAAACGTAGGCGGTATTGATTCGTCAGGTTTTGAAGCCAGCCTCAACTGGGACATTTCAAATACTTTAAGCCTGTACTCTTCTGCAACGTTGAATGACAGTGAATACAATAAAACCGTCAGCGACTATGCCGATGGCCTAAAGCAGACCATTGTCAAAGGCAACAAGGTTGCAGGTGCGCCTGAGGAAATGTTTGTGTTAAGCATGAACTACTCAGATGATGCATATCGCGCAGGCCTTTCAGCCAAGTACACCGGGGACTACTACGGCGACTTTGACAACCAAGACGAAATCGAAGCTCATACGGTAATGGATCTGTACTTAGGTTATAACAAAGCCATTCGCGGCGGTTACTTCAATAGCATCGACTTGTCTTTGAACGTCAATAACCTGTTAGATGAAGAGTATCTAGCCGGTGGTGTTGAAAACTACTACTTTATCGGCGCTGAGCGCACAGCAACAGCAACCGCAACGGTAAACTTCTAACCTACCGTTAGGTTTCAATCAGCGAGTTCGTTGCTCTGGCACGAACTCGCTTTTTTGGGCTTGAACATTGATACATAACACAAGGACAATCCATGTACCGCTTCATTCAATGCACACTTGGCCACCTCTTGCTGATAAGTGCTATTTGCACATCACCTTACACCTTCGCAGCCGATAATCTGGTTGTCATCTCGCTGGATGGCGTGCGCTGGCAAGAAACATTCAGAGGCGCAGATCCTCAATTAATAAAACACAAAGAATACGTGAGAGATAGTGAAAAGCTTGTTGCTGCTTTCAGTCGAGAGACCATGGAAGAGAGCCGCCAAGTCCTAATGCCATTTATCAGCCATACGATTGAAGCGAACGGCGCTCTTATAGGCAACCGAGACAACCACGGCGACATGCAAGTGAGTAACACCTGGTGGTTTTCATACCCGGGTTACAACGAAATCTTAACTGGCAAAGCCGACCCGAAAATCAATTCCAATAAGCTTGGTCCTAATCCAAACATCACATTTTTAGAGTGGCTCAATGGTCAGCATGAATTCGCAGGAAAAGTGGCCGCATTTGGCAGCTGGGATGCATTCGACAATATCGTCAATGAACAGCGCGCTGGCATAGTCGTTAATTCTGGTTTTGACCACGGCACTCACCAGCCACAAGATGAGCAACTGCAACAACTCAACGCCATGATCGACGAACTTCCGAAACACTGGCATAACGTCCGTTTTGATGCGCTCACCTATGGCATTGCTAAACACTATATCACCCATCAAAAACCGCGCGTGGTCTACATCGCTTTAGGCGAAACCGATGATTTTGCCCACGACGGACGATACGATCAATATTTGCATGCCGCTCAACGCTCAGATGCCTTTATTCAGGATCTATGGCAAACCTTGCAATCCACCGAACAATATCGCAATAACACCAACTTAGTCATTACCGTTGATCACGGCCGTGGCAGCAACCCCGATGATTGGAAGCATCACGCAAGTCCAAAAGCGACATCAGGCTACTTAGACTATTTAAAAGAGTTTAAAGACGGCATTGTTGGCTCGAATCACATATGGCTGGCCGCGATAGGACCAGATATAAAAGCTAGGGGCCAATTAAAGAACGACAAACCTTTGTATCAAAACCAAATAGCGGCTACAGCACTGATGTTGCTGGGTCAAGATTACAAGCAGTTTAACGCCGAGGCAGGTCAGCCTCTTATGATGTTAGTTGAATAACAAAGTAATGGCCTCTCGCTCCTGTAAGAGGCTGTCTAAAATGACTTACGCTACCGGTTCAGGCTGTTCAGGGGCTGCTGCTAAACCATCGAAATAGTTCGACACAAAGGTCTGTAATCCGCTTTGGACAGAGTCATAGGTCGAGTCGATATTGGTTTTGATGTCGCCTTCTAACACGGCCAAGCTATCCAAAATATCACGTGCTTCTTCAAACCCTTTTTCAATACCGCCACCAATCACAGACATAAATTCCGTCATCGCATCTTCGTCATTGAGTTGTGGGTTCTGTCCACGAAAGGCATCAAAAAATGCCGTAGAGCCTTTCACAATTCGGTCGGCCGTTGCTTCTGGCGACACGTCCAAATCAGAGTCATAGGTGGACTGTGCAGCATTGGGGCCCAAAGTAGGTTCCAACTCTGCATTGATCGCCTCCAGTGCGGTTTTATACAGCAGAGACATCGGCTCATTACCACTCTTGATACTGACTTGTAACTGCGCTTCCATGATGGCTGAATTTTTTTCTGTAGTCGCTTGTTCACGCACGGAAACAGGAGTTCCTGTCGTTGCTTGTGCGGGACGCAGAGCGTCAGAAAGGTTTGTGATGGCCATAGGATTTCCTCACCAATAATATCAGATAGCCAAACACAGCTATCTGTACAAGATGTTCAGTTTATCGCCATTTATGGCAAAACCTTTAGTATAAATTTAGCCTCTGGAGGTTATTTAACAAGCAATACACAGCTTATTTACCCAAACCTAGACTTCGCTACATTTCTAAAACTAGCTCATAAAAAAGCCAGCTTTTAAGCTGGCTTTTCATCATGCATTGCAATCGGGCTTAGTTTAAGGCAGCTGTGGGCGCATTGCGGGAAACAAAATCACGTCACGAATGGTATGCGAGTTAGTAAACAACATCACCAAGCGGTCAATACCAATACCTTGTCCTGCTGTGGGCGGCAAACCGTGTTCAAGCGCTGTAATGTAGTCTTCATCAAAGAACATAGCTTCATCATCACCATCTTCTTTGGCTTGTACCTGAGCTTTGAAACGATCGGCTTGGTCTTGCGCATCATTCAGCTCCGAGAAACCGTTGGCGATTTCTCGGCCACCTACGAAAAACTCAAAGCGGTCAGTGATTTCAGGATTGCTGTCGCTGCGTCGAGCCAATGGCGAAACTTCAGCTGGATATTCGGTAATGAAAGTAGGTTGAATCAAGCGATGCTCAACCGTTTCTTCAAAAATTTCGGTGATGACTTTGCCTAAGCCCCAAGACTTTTGAACTTCAATTTTCAAATCTTTCGCGACTTCACTGGCAGTTTCCAGCGAAGACAACTGCTCTGCTGTGACCTCAGGGTTATACTGGAGAATTGAATCTGTCATGCTGATGCGCGCAAAAGGCGCACCAAAATCAAATTCCTCATCACCGTAAGCGACAACCGATGAACCCAACACTTGTTGTGTCACAGTGCGAAGCATGTCTTCGGTGAGATTAATCAAGTCCCGGTAATCGGCATACGCCATGTAGAATTCCATCATCGTGAATTCTGGGTTATGACGCGGCGACAACCCTTCATTGCGGAAATTACGATTAATCTCAAACACCCGCTCAAAGCCGCCTACAACTAAACGCTTCAAGTAAAGCTCTGGAGCAATTCGCAAGTACATATCTTGGTCTAATGCATTGTGGTGCGTGATAAATGGGCGTGCTGAAGCACCGCCAGGAATCACTTGCATCATCGGTGTTTCCACTTCCATGAACTCATTTTCGGTCATGAATTGGCGAATAGCAGAAACCACTTTAGAACGCACTTGGAAGGTTAAGCGCGAATCTTCGTTGACGATTAAGTCAACATAACGCTGGCGGTATCGCTGCTCTTGGTCCGTTAGGCCGTGGAACTTTTCTGGCAAAGGGCGCAGCGCTTTAGTCAGCAGCTGGTAGTCTTCCATATTCACATACAAGTCACCTTTACCTGACTTATGCAATGCGCCTTTCACACCGACGATATCACCAATGTCGAGCCCACCAATCGCTTTTAAGGCTTTCTGTACGTCTTTGCTGGCATAGGCTTGAATACGCCCAGTAACATCTTGAATGACCAAGAATGGCCCACGCTTCGCCATAATACGGCCAGCGATAGAAACCACATGATTAAGGGCTTCTAGTTCAGGTTTTTCTTTGTCACCAAATTCAGCCTGCAGAGCGTCGGCCTTGTGTTCGCGGCGCCATTCATTCGGGTGGCCATTCGCGCTACAGTTTTGACGAATGACATCAAGTTTTGCACGGCGTTCGGCAATAAGCTTGTTTTCGTCTTGCTGGATTTGCTCATTATCACTCATGGGTTCAATATCCTGTTACAGGCCAGATTTCAGGCTGGCTTCAATAAATCGGTCTAGGTCACCGTCTAAAACAGCTTGAGTATTGCGGTTTTCAACGCCGGTTCTTAAATCTTTAATGCGGCTATCATCCAAAACGTATGAACGGATTTGACTGCCCCAGCCAATATCTGACTTGGCATCTTCTGCCGCTTGCTTTTCTACGTTTTGTTTTTGTAATTCATACTCATAAAGCTTGGCTTTGAGCTGTTTCATGGCTTGGTCTTTGTTTTTATGTTGGGAGCGGTCGTTCTGACACTGCACCACAATATTGGTTGGCAAATGCGTAATACGCACCGCTGATTCCGTTCTGTTTACGTGCTGACCACCGGCTCCTGATGCGCGATACACATCAATGCGAAGCTCCGCAGGATTGATTTCAATATCAATACTGTCATCAATTTCAGGATAAGCGAATGCGCTCGAAAATGACGTATGACGACGTCCTCCTGAATCGAATGGACTCTTGCGTACCAAGCGATGCACACCTGTTTCTGTGCGCAACCAACCGTAAGCATACTCGCCCGACATTTTGATGGTGGCTGACTTAATGCCCGCCACATCACCATCTGACACTTCAATCAGCTCAGTCTTAAACCCTTTGGCTTCACCCCAACGCAAATACATACGCAGGAGCATATTGCACCAATCTTGCGCTTCAGTGCCGCCAGAGCCCGCTTGCAAATCAATATAAGCATCAGACGCATCTTGCTCCCCTGAAAACATGCGGCGAAATTCGAGTTTTTCGAGCTTTCCTTCAAGCCCTGCAAGCTCAGCTTCTGCTTCTGAGAAGGTATCTTCATCTTCCGCTTCTACCGCAAGCTCAATCAAGCCTTCAACATCTTCCAGGCCTTGTTCAAGGGTATCGATGGTCTCAACCACAATTTCAAGCCCAGAGCGTTCTTTGCCGAGCGCTTGAGCACGGTCGGGCTCATTCCATACTTCAGGAGATTCCAGCTCTCGCATTACTTCCTCAAGGCGCTCGGCCTTGGCGTCGTAATCTAAATAGCCGCGCAGCGTTAGACCGCGCTCACGCATATCGGCAATCTTGTTTTGAACTGGGTTAATCTCAAACATGGAACTCTCATCAAGCCAGAGGTAAATAAATAGCCGCGGAATTGTACAGGATCAACCCACTATTGAATAGAGCTGAATCAAGCCTAAAGGCTTTGAAAACACGGTAATGAACCAAGATGTCGCTTTGATGATGCATGCTTAACACCTGAACAAATTTTGTTCTACTTCGGATTATCGTCTATCGTTACCTTGCTGAACCCGAATCAATCTTCAATTTGATTTAAATTCAGCACACTCGATCAAGGAACGATCGCCACAATTTAATCTTAATCGTTAAAATACAAGGAACGTATTTTGAAAAATATTTCTATGCTGTTTGCGTGGGCTTTTTGCCTGTGCTCAATTCAATCTCTGGCTTCCACCTTACTGTCCCCATCTGATTTACAGTTTGTGCACTATCAAGCCGATGGCTCAGATCAATTTGCTGTAGTCACTTGGCAAGACATTCATCCTGGTAGCACCGTTAATTTCACCGATTCAGGCGTGCGAGCCGATCAAACATTCAGAGACACCGAAGGCAAGGTGAGCTGGAATATTACGCATTACATTGAAGCGGGGACCGTGGTGAGTTTTGACCTTGGGCTGTCACATGTATCTAGTGGCACCTTGACAGTGCAATCTCGCATTAGCCTGTCCAGCAGTGGCGATCAGTTATTTGCCTTTAAAAATGATATTGATTCAGCCGCGATCATTGCTGGTATTCAGATGAACAACCAAGGCTGGGATGCCGACGCCACTAGCTCAAACACATCTGCGCTGCCGACCTCACTGAGTATTTCGCAGGCTTATACACAATTTAATCGGGAATGGGACAATGCCATCTACCAAGGGCCCACATCTGCTCTGCTGTTGGAAACGTTAAAATCAAACATCTCGAATGCAGACTTTTGGCAAAGCTCAAATACCATTTTAAATGCAGCGTTGCCTCAACGATTTGATTGGCAGCCCACAACAATTAAAACCAGCCTAATTAGTTTGCCAAACTCCTTCATATTAAGCGTACTCGGGTTGATTATTATGCTATTTTTGATGTACCACAGGGGCGGGCGCTGTTCGCCCCTCACATGGACTAATCATTCGTTTTAGTCGCATTAAAATTGGCTTTATGGAGCCCACTATGATCAAGAAAATCATTCAAATTTTGCTTTGTGCTTTAATGATGAGCTTTGCCCTCACGGGAACGTTAATGGCCGCTGAAAAAGTAAAACCAAATTATGAATTTTCTGAGCTCAAAGAAGTGCGCAGTGTGAGAAATTCTGAAGTCAGCGGCTGGGGAGCATGGACTGATCAAGTTCTCCTCATGTCGGGTAGCCCCGGGCGCAAGTATTTGGTCATACTGACACGGCCAGATCATGATCTGGCCTTTAGTTTGAATCTTGCGGTCACCAATTCGGGTGGCCAAATTATGGCAAAATTCGACAAGGTTTACGCGATGAATAGCGCGATTAAAGTGGGTGTTCCCATCAAAAAAATCTACGAATTAAAAGGAAAGGAACAGATCGAGTTGGCCAAAAAATTAGTTGAAAAAGCCGAGCAGGATGCTGAAGAGGCGAACAATAAATCTGAAGGCTAGTACTCTAAAGTTCAAATAATCCATCGAGGCGCTTAGTGCGCCTCAATGTGTTTGACCAAAAACTGCATCGACGTGTTACCACGGAAATGATTGATGTCGAGCTGATAGGCAATGCGTACCCAACGTATCGTTAAGTTAGGCCACAATAAGGTATCAATGTTAAACGCGATGGCATCATATATTGCACCACCACTTTCTTCTTTTAATACCATTTTTAAGTGTTTCTCACCCACAAGCCGCTGTTGAATTAATTCAAAACGCCCTTCAAATACAGGCTCTGGAAACGACTGTCCCCACGGGCCTGCGGTGCGTAAGAGTTGGGCAAAGTCTAAATTAAGTTCTGAACGGCTAAGCTGGCCATCCGTAAGAATTTCTTCATTGAGTAAACTTTCATTCACCCACTGCTGTGCTTTTTGCTCTAATAACTGTTTAAATTCATCGTACCGTTCAGCTTCTAAGCTCAAGCCTGCCGCCATCGCATGTCCACCGAATTTTAGAATTAACCCAGGCTTCTCGGTATCAATGG is from Echinimonas agarilytica and encodes:
- a CDS encoding TonB-dependent receptor domain-containing protein, with translation MTNKHTLAVAIAAAFALPVLADDAPANTTESIEITGKRVAYSNNATDQNMANYSSAAMSVNDIIDMLPGITVGEGGAFGGDDWSTTISMRGFSLNLNEQQIGVTIDNVPNGGSSYGGGSKANRFIDGENLQAVEVSQGTADIASASLDALGGTLNYVSVMPKQEREVEASIIGGDHSARRYFVRYDTGEIAKDTYAYFSISDQANDRWIGSGSNGESTASHFEAKITSDLDWVNLTARFSYDDSEEDNYNGVSIAGFDNDPRWDGLTWAWTGNPDLDQNFAEAWSTLRENYLTYVKAEFVLADNISADFTPYHHYMEGRGDWLPPYQAQSFDADGNPVNKGGVSNTRYYYLDANGNQVLDTPDASGNTCGSSLSCYGGDESWTRVSSYRHTHYEKTRIGATANLTWDISFNSIRAGFWVENQDRDEHRDWHNVVNPEVYHHYDNNPYWVQYDRNYETDTFKYYLSDRMTFGDLVVTAGIQQYLVEITRKDELIGQQTGKLDSDSDVLPSLGAVYGINSEWEVFAGYSENFKPISDAILETDQDFKNLDGEEAKNYELGLRFYGTSLQASVVYYNSEFKNRITRLERDTDADEIDFLNELDGTFVNVGGIDSSGFEASLNWDISNTLSLYSSATLNDSEYNKTVSDYADGLKQTIVKGNKVAGAPEEMFVLSMNYSDDAYRAGLSAKYTGDYYGDFDNQDEIEAHTVMDLYLGYNKAIRGGYFNSIDLSLNVNNLLDEEYLAGGVENYYFIGAERTATATATVNF
- a CDS encoding alkaline phosphatase family protein yields the protein MYRFIQCTLGHLLLISAICTSPYTFAADNLVVISLDGVRWQETFRGADPQLIKHKEYVRDSEKLVAAFSRETMEESRQVLMPFISHTIEANGALIGNRDNHGDMQVSNTWWFSYPGYNEILTGKADPKINSNKLGPNPNITFLEWLNGQHEFAGKVAAFGSWDAFDNIVNEQRAGIVVNSGFDHGTHQPQDEQLQQLNAMIDELPKHWHNVRFDALTYGIAKHYITHQKPRVVYIALGETDDFAHDGRYDQYLHAAQRSDAFIQDLWQTLQSTEQYRNNTNLVITVDHGRGSNPDDWKHHASPKATSGYLDYLKEFKDGIVGSNHIWLAAIGPDIKARGQLKNDKPLYQNQIAATALMLLGQDYKQFNAEAGQPLMMLVE
- a CDS encoding DUF5610 domain-containing protein — protein: MAITNLSDALRPAQATTGTPVSVREQATTEKNSAIMEAQLQVSIKSGNEPMSLLYKTALEAINAELEPTLGPNAAQSTYDSDLDVSPEATADRIVKGSTAFFDAFRGQNPQLNDEDAMTEFMSVIGGGIEKGFEEARDILDSLAVLEGDIKTNIDSTYDSVQSGLQTFVSNYFDGLAAAPEQPEPVA
- the lysS gene encoding lysine--tRNA ligase, which gives rise to MSDNEQIQQDENKLIAERRAKLDVIRQNCSANGHPNEWRREHKADALQAEFGDKEKPELEALNHVVSIAGRIMAKRGPFLVIQDVTGRIQAYASKDVQKALKAIGGLDIGDIVGVKGALHKSGKGDLYVNMEDYQLLTKALRPLPEKFHGLTDQEQRYRQRYVDLIVNEDSRLTFQVRSKVVSAIRQFMTENEFMEVETPMMQVIPGGASARPFITHHNALDQDMYLRIAPELYLKRLVVGGFERVFEINRNFRNEGLSPRHNPEFTMMEFYMAYADYRDLINLTEDMLRTVTQQVLGSSVVAYGDEEFDFGAPFARISMTDSILQYNPEVTAEQLSSLETASEVAKDLKIEVQKSWGLGKVITEIFEETVEHRLIQPTFITEYPAEVSPLARRSDSNPEITDRFEFFVGGREIANGFSELNDAQDQADRFKAQVQAKEDGDDEAMFFDEDYITALEHGLPPTAGQGIGIDRLVMLFTNSHTIRDVILFPAMRPQLP
- the prfB gene encoding peptide chain release factor 2 codes for the protein MFEINPVQNKIADMRERGLTLRGYLDYDAKAERLEEVMRELESPEVWNEPDRAQALGKERSGLEIVVETIDTLEQGLEDVEGLIELAVEAEDEDTFSEAEAELAGLEGKLEKLEFRRMFSGEQDASDAYIDLQAGSGGTEAQDWCNMLLRMYLRWGEAKGFKTELIEVSDGDVAGIKSATIKMSGEYAYGWLRTETGVHRLVRKSPFDSGGRRHTSFSSAFAYPEIDDSIDIEINPAELRIDVYRASGAGGQHVNRTESAVRITHLPTNIVVQCQNDRSQHKNKDQAMKQLKAKLYEYELQKQNVEKQAAEDAKSDIGWGSQIRSYVLDDSRIKDLRTGVENRNTQAVLDGDLDRFIEASLKSGL
- a CDS encoding DUF6491 family protein, with the translated sequence MIKKIIQILLCALMMSFALTGTLMAAEKVKPNYEFSELKEVRSVRNSEVSGWGAWTDQVLLMSGSPGRKYLVILTRPDHDLAFSLNLAVTNSGGQIMAKFDKVYAMNSAIKVGVPIKKIYELKGKEQIELAKKLVEKAEQDAEEANNKSEG